The following proteins come from a genomic window of Coffea arabica cultivar ET-39 chromosome 11c, Coffea Arabica ET-39 HiFi, whole genome shotgun sequence:
- the LOC113716967 gene encoding vacuolar fusion protein CCZ1 homolog B-like isoform X2, with translation MGMSSASTAGDTLKLCVFDLRRGQTEGQELDKILFFYPADLAFSTQLSVIGLSEGLITFTRIFSPEAACEVIEAEMHSHVFYEAEPDIWMIMVVEKSKELEAIWRIDALRAVLKEVHSLFVMFHGSIRALLDKEPAGGLIRTHLYYFIMDYLSAFEKRSPFDCCCWDFLAVKKLQLPNFRESLTERGTVQMLTVGREAALEVQSLVKALESSAGSMQCHSLIMYQDLLVSSTLSPDDTVNLFTYAVLRLSPRALSSGVSSWSYLRKGNIAPGVSSGPMLSNSGSALDHSNVSSETSRVGDRQYNALRPLKHDKWSRGKDGFLVADVWGAEVDSSACSSPTILLHQTTERMYLCAYQYRSLTLIFLIPVTSIVSEEQGISLMKQQIIENASLKIIKVEEKLSRGWGGENAYHVSGYRYLLVDGNRCISRATPPGKVTTLAKESLIALSKVREEVDLEKSRLKCDGAGREKDMEVCMRAKNNAWVIAKLTRGKELYMVLEKVSETILCATDAVEKFSDRYCNGVFSLD, from the exons ATGGGAATGTCGTCTGCGAGCACTGCTGGTGATACATTGAAATTATGCGTCTTTGACTTAAGAAGGGGACAAACTGAAGGGCAGGAACTTGATAAGATCTTGTTTTTCTATCCTGCTGATTTGGCCTTTTCGACTCAACTTTCTGTCATAGGCCTCAGTGAAGGACTGATCACATTCACAAG GATATTCTCTCCGGAGGCTGCTTGTGAGGTCATTGAAGCAGAGATGCACTCTCATGTTTTTTATGAGGCTGAACCAGATATCTGGATGATTATG GTAGTGGAGAAAAGTAAAGAATTAGAAGCTATATGGCGAATTGATGCATTACGAGCAGTCCTTAAGGAAGTGCACTCTCTTTTTGTGATGTTTCACGGATCTATAAGAGCCCTGCTTGATAAAGAACCTGCTGGGGGACTTATTCGAACTCATCTGTATTACTTCATCATGGACTATTTGAGTG CATTTGAAAAGCGGTCTCCATTCGACTGTTGCTGTTGGG ATTTTCTTGCTGTAAAGAAACTTCAGTTGCCGAACTTCCGTGAATCTCTAACAGAGCGTGGAACTGTACAGATGTTGACCGTAGGACGAGAGGCTGCACTCGAAGTTCAG TCACTTGTCAAGGCATTAGAATCAAGTGCAGGAAGTATGCAGTGTCACTCATTGATCATGTACCAGGACTTGTTAGTATCCTCTACTCTTTCTCCG GATGACACTGTAAATCTATTTACATATGCTGTCCTAAGGCTGTCGCCACGTGCTTTATCTTCTGGAGTAAGTTCCTGGTCCTATCTGAGAAAAGGAAATATTGCCCCTGGTGTTTCTTCTGGGCCCATGTTATCAAATTCTGGTTCTGCACTGGATCATTCTAATGTTTCATCTGAAACTTCACGTGTGGGGGATCGCCAATATAATGCACTGAGGCCCTTAAAGCATGATAAGTGGTCCAGGGGCAAGGATGGTTTTCTTGTTGCTGATGTTTGGGGTGCTGAAGTTGATAGCTCTGCTTGTAGCAGCCCAACCATATTGCTTCATCAAACAACGGAGAGGATGTATCTCTGTGCTTACCAGTATAGGAGCCTCACCTTAATATTTCTCATTCCTGTCACGTCTATAGTTAGCGAGGAGCAAGGAATATCTTTGATGAAGCAGCAAATCATTGAGAAT GCGTCACTTAAGATCATCAAAGTTGAAGAGAAATTATCAAGAGGATGGGGTGGCGAGAATGCGTACCATGTGAGTGGGTACCGATACTTGCTAGTTGATGGTAACAGATGCATATCCAGAGCTACTCCACCTGGAAAAGTAACAACCCTGGCAAAG GAATCATTAATTGCTTTGAGTAAGGTTCGAGAAGAGGTTGACTTAGAAAAGAGCAGGTTGAAATGTGATGGTGCAGGTCGTGAGAAAGATATGGAAGTATGCATGAGGGCAAAAAATAATGCCTGGGTGATTGCTAAACTTACAAGAGGGAAGGAGCTTTATATGGTCCTTGAAAAAGTCAGTGAGACAATTCTGTGTGCCACAGATGCTGTTGAGAAGTTCAGTGACAG GTACTGCAATGGAGTTTTTTCTTTGGATTAG
- the LOC113716967 gene encoding vacuolar fusion protein CCZ1 homolog B-like isoform X1 gives MGMSSASTAGDTLKLCVFDLRRGQTEGQELDKILFFYPADLAFSTQLSVIGLSEGLITFTRIFSPEAACEVIEAEMHSHVFYEAEPDIWMIMVVEKSKELEAIWRIDALRAVLKEVHSLFVMFHGSIRALLDKEPAGGLIRTHLYYFIMDYLSAFEKRSPFDCCCWDFLAVKKLQLPNFRESLTERGTVQMLTVGREAALEVQSLVKALESSAGSMQCHSLIMYQDLLVSSTLSPDDTVNLFTYAVLRLSPRALSSGVSSWSYLRKGNIAPGVSSGPMLSNSGSALDHSNVSSETSRVGDRQYNALRPLKHDKWSRGKDGFLVADVWGAEVDSSACSSPTILLHQTTERMYLCAYQYRSLTLIFLIPVTSIVSEEQGISLMKQQIIENASLKIIKVEEKLSRGWGGENAYHVSGYRYLLVDGNRCISRATPPGKVTTLAKESLIALSKVREEVDLEKSRLKCDGAGREKDMEVCMRAKNNAWVIAKLTRGKELYMVLEKVSETILCATDAVEKFSDSRYCNGVFSLD, from the exons ATGGGAATGTCGTCTGCGAGCACTGCTGGTGATACATTGAAATTATGCGTCTTTGACTTAAGAAGGGGACAAACTGAAGGGCAGGAACTTGATAAGATCTTGTTTTTCTATCCTGCTGATTTGGCCTTTTCGACTCAACTTTCTGTCATAGGCCTCAGTGAAGGACTGATCACATTCACAAG GATATTCTCTCCGGAGGCTGCTTGTGAGGTCATTGAAGCAGAGATGCACTCTCATGTTTTTTATGAGGCTGAACCAGATATCTGGATGATTATG GTAGTGGAGAAAAGTAAAGAATTAGAAGCTATATGGCGAATTGATGCATTACGAGCAGTCCTTAAGGAAGTGCACTCTCTTTTTGTGATGTTTCACGGATCTATAAGAGCCCTGCTTGATAAAGAACCTGCTGGGGGACTTATTCGAACTCATCTGTATTACTTCATCATGGACTATTTGAGTG CATTTGAAAAGCGGTCTCCATTCGACTGTTGCTGTTGGG ATTTTCTTGCTGTAAAGAAACTTCAGTTGCCGAACTTCCGTGAATCTCTAACAGAGCGTGGAACTGTACAGATGTTGACCGTAGGACGAGAGGCTGCACTCGAAGTTCAG TCACTTGTCAAGGCATTAGAATCAAGTGCAGGAAGTATGCAGTGTCACTCATTGATCATGTACCAGGACTTGTTAGTATCCTCTACTCTTTCTCCG GATGACACTGTAAATCTATTTACATATGCTGTCCTAAGGCTGTCGCCACGTGCTTTATCTTCTGGAGTAAGTTCCTGGTCCTATCTGAGAAAAGGAAATATTGCCCCTGGTGTTTCTTCTGGGCCCATGTTATCAAATTCTGGTTCTGCACTGGATCATTCTAATGTTTCATCTGAAACTTCACGTGTGGGGGATCGCCAATATAATGCACTGAGGCCCTTAAAGCATGATAAGTGGTCCAGGGGCAAGGATGGTTTTCTTGTTGCTGATGTTTGGGGTGCTGAAGTTGATAGCTCTGCTTGTAGCAGCCCAACCATATTGCTTCATCAAACAACGGAGAGGATGTATCTCTGTGCTTACCAGTATAGGAGCCTCACCTTAATATTTCTCATTCCTGTCACGTCTATAGTTAGCGAGGAGCAAGGAATATCTTTGATGAAGCAGCAAATCATTGAGAAT GCGTCACTTAAGATCATCAAAGTTGAAGAGAAATTATCAAGAGGATGGGGTGGCGAGAATGCGTACCATGTGAGTGGGTACCGATACTTGCTAGTTGATGGTAACAGATGCATATCCAGAGCTACTCCACCTGGAAAAGTAACAACCCTGGCAAAG GAATCATTAATTGCTTTGAGTAAGGTTCGAGAAGAGGTTGACTTAGAAAAGAGCAGGTTGAAATGTGATGGTGCAGGTCGTGAGAAAGATATGGAAGTATGCATGAGGGCAAAAAATAATGCCTGGGTGATTGCTAAACTTACAAGAGGGAAGGAGCTTTATATGGTCCTTGAAAAAGTCAGTGAGACAATTCTGTGTGCCACAGATGCTGTTGAGAAGTTCAGTGACAG CAGGTACTGCAATGGAGTTTTTTCTTTGGATTAG
- the LOC113716967 gene encoding vacuolar fusion protein CCZ1 homolog B-like isoform X4: protein MGMSSASTAGDTLKLCVFDLRRGQTEGQELDKILFFYPADLAFSTQLSVIGLSEGLITFTRIFSPEAACEVIEAEMHSHVFYEAEPDIWMIMVVEKSKELEAIWRIDALRAVLKEVHSLFVMFHGSIRALLDKEPAGGLIRTHLYYFIMDYLSDFLAVKKLQLPNFRESLTERGTVQMLTVGREAALEVQSLVKALESSAGSMQCHSLIMYQDLLVSSTLSPDDTVNLFTYAVLRLSPRALSSGVSSWSYLRKGNIAPGVSSGPMLSNSGSALDHSNVSSETSRVGDRQYNALRPLKHDKWSRGKDGFLVADVWGAEVDSSACSSPTILLHQTTERMYLCAYQYRSLTLIFLIPVTSIVSEEQGISLMKQQIIENASLKIIKVEEKLSRGWGGENAYHVSGYRYLLVDGNRCISRATPPGKVTTLAKESLIALSKVREEVDLEKSRLKCDGAGREKDMEVCMRAKNNAWVIAKLTRGKELYMVLEKVSETILCATDAVEKFSDRYCNGVFSLD from the exons ATGGGAATGTCGTCTGCGAGCACTGCTGGTGATACATTGAAATTATGCGTCTTTGACTTAAGAAGGGGACAAACTGAAGGGCAGGAACTTGATAAGATCTTGTTTTTCTATCCTGCTGATTTGGCCTTTTCGACTCAACTTTCTGTCATAGGCCTCAGTGAAGGACTGATCACATTCACAAG GATATTCTCTCCGGAGGCTGCTTGTGAGGTCATTGAAGCAGAGATGCACTCTCATGTTTTTTATGAGGCTGAACCAGATATCTGGATGATTATG GTAGTGGAGAAAAGTAAAGAATTAGAAGCTATATGGCGAATTGATGCATTACGAGCAGTCCTTAAGGAAGTGCACTCTCTTTTTGTGATGTTTCACGGATCTATAAGAGCCCTGCTTGATAAAGAACCTGCTGGGGGACTTATTCGAACTCATCTGTATTACTTCATCATGGACTATTTGAGTG ATTTTCTTGCTGTAAAGAAACTTCAGTTGCCGAACTTCCGTGAATCTCTAACAGAGCGTGGAACTGTACAGATGTTGACCGTAGGACGAGAGGCTGCACTCGAAGTTCAG TCACTTGTCAAGGCATTAGAATCAAGTGCAGGAAGTATGCAGTGTCACTCATTGATCATGTACCAGGACTTGTTAGTATCCTCTACTCTTTCTCCG GATGACACTGTAAATCTATTTACATATGCTGTCCTAAGGCTGTCGCCACGTGCTTTATCTTCTGGAGTAAGTTCCTGGTCCTATCTGAGAAAAGGAAATATTGCCCCTGGTGTTTCTTCTGGGCCCATGTTATCAAATTCTGGTTCTGCACTGGATCATTCTAATGTTTCATCTGAAACTTCACGTGTGGGGGATCGCCAATATAATGCACTGAGGCCCTTAAAGCATGATAAGTGGTCCAGGGGCAAGGATGGTTTTCTTGTTGCTGATGTTTGGGGTGCTGAAGTTGATAGCTCTGCTTGTAGCAGCCCAACCATATTGCTTCATCAAACAACGGAGAGGATGTATCTCTGTGCTTACCAGTATAGGAGCCTCACCTTAATATTTCTCATTCCTGTCACGTCTATAGTTAGCGAGGAGCAAGGAATATCTTTGATGAAGCAGCAAATCATTGAGAAT GCGTCACTTAAGATCATCAAAGTTGAAGAGAAATTATCAAGAGGATGGGGTGGCGAGAATGCGTACCATGTGAGTGGGTACCGATACTTGCTAGTTGATGGTAACAGATGCATATCCAGAGCTACTCCACCTGGAAAAGTAACAACCCTGGCAAAG GAATCATTAATTGCTTTGAGTAAGGTTCGAGAAGAGGTTGACTTAGAAAAGAGCAGGTTGAAATGTGATGGTGCAGGTCGTGAGAAAGATATGGAAGTATGCATGAGGGCAAAAAATAATGCCTGGGTGATTGCTAAACTTACAAGAGGGAAGGAGCTTTATATGGTCCTTGAAAAAGTCAGTGAGACAATTCTGTGTGCCACAGATGCTGTTGAGAAGTTCAGTGACAG GTACTGCAATGGAGTTTTTTCTTTGGATTAG
- the LOC113716967 gene encoding vacuolar fusion protein CCZ1 homolog B-like isoform X3, with translation MGMSSASTAGDTLKLCVFDLRRGQTEGQELDKILFFYPADLAFSTQLSVIGLSEGLITFTRIFSPEAACEVIEAEMHSHVFYEAEPDIWMIMVVEKSKELEAIWRIDALRAVLKEVHSLFVMFHGSIRALLDKEPAGGLIRTHLYYFIMDYLSDFLAVKKLQLPNFRESLTERGTVQMLTVGREAALEVQSLVKALESSAGSMQCHSLIMYQDLLVSSTLSPDDTVNLFTYAVLRLSPRALSSGVSSWSYLRKGNIAPGVSSGPMLSNSGSALDHSNVSSETSRVGDRQYNALRPLKHDKWSRGKDGFLVADVWGAEVDSSACSSPTILLHQTTERMYLCAYQYRSLTLIFLIPVTSIVSEEQGISLMKQQIIENASLKIIKVEEKLSRGWGGENAYHVSGYRYLLVDGNRCISRATPPGKVTTLAKESLIALSKVREEVDLEKSRLKCDGAGREKDMEVCMRAKNNAWVIAKLTRGKELYMVLEKVSETILCATDAVEKFSDSRYCNGVFSLD, from the exons ATGGGAATGTCGTCTGCGAGCACTGCTGGTGATACATTGAAATTATGCGTCTTTGACTTAAGAAGGGGACAAACTGAAGGGCAGGAACTTGATAAGATCTTGTTTTTCTATCCTGCTGATTTGGCCTTTTCGACTCAACTTTCTGTCATAGGCCTCAGTGAAGGACTGATCACATTCACAAG GATATTCTCTCCGGAGGCTGCTTGTGAGGTCATTGAAGCAGAGATGCACTCTCATGTTTTTTATGAGGCTGAACCAGATATCTGGATGATTATG GTAGTGGAGAAAAGTAAAGAATTAGAAGCTATATGGCGAATTGATGCATTACGAGCAGTCCTTAAGGAAGTGCACTCTCTTTTTGTGATGTTTCACGGATCTATAAGAGCCCTGCTTGATAAAGAACCTGCTGGGGGACTTATTCGAACTCATCTGTATTACTTCATCATGGACTATTTGAGTG ATTTTCTTGCTGTAAAGAAACTTCAGTTGCCGAACTTCCGTGAATCTCTAACAGAGCGTGGAACTGTACAGATGTTGACCGTAGGACGAGAGGCTGCACTCGAAGTTCAG TCACTTGTCAAGGCATTAGAATCAAGTGCAGGAAGTATGCAGTGTCACTCATTGATCATGTACCAGGACTTGTTAGTATCCTCTACTCTTTCTCCG GATGACACTGTAAATCTATTTACATATGCTGTCCTAAGGCTGTCGCCACGTGCTTTATCTTCTGGAGTAAGTTCCTGGTCCTATCTGAGAAAAGGAAATATTGCCCCTGGTGTTTCTTCTGGGCCCATGTTATCAAATTCTGGTTCTGCACTGGATCATTCTAATGTTTCATCTGAAACTTCACGTGTGGGGGATCGCCAATATAATGCACTGAGGCCCTTAAAGCATGATAAGTGGTCCAGGGGCAAGGATGGTTTTCTTGTTGCTGATGTTTGGGGTGCTGAAGTTGATAGCTCTGCTTGTAGCAGCCCAACCATATTGCTTCATCAAACAACGGAGAGGATGTATCTCTGTGCTTACCAGTATAGGAGCCTCACCTTAATATTTCTCATTCCTGTCACGTCTATAGTTAGCGAGGAGCAAGGAATATCTTTGATGAAGCAGCAAATCATTGAGAAT GCGTCACTTAAGATCATCAAAGTTGAAGAGAAATTATCAAGAGGATGGGGTGGCGAGAATGCGTACCATGTGAGTGGGTACCGATACTTGCTAGTTGATGGTAACAGATGCATATCCAGAGCTACTCCACCTGGAAAAGTAACAACCCTGGCAAAG GAATCATTAATTGCTTTGAGTAAGGTTCGAGAAGAGGTTGACTTAGAAAAGAGCAGGTTGAAATGTGATGGTGCAGGTCGTGAGAAAGATATGGAAGTATGCATGAGGGCAAAAAATAATGCCTGGGTGATTGCTAAACTTACAAGAGGGAAGGAGCTTTATATGGTCCTTGAAAAAGTCAGTGAGACAATTCTGTGTGCCACAGATGCTGTTGAGAAGTTCAGTGACAG CAGGTACTGCAATGGAGTTTTTTCTTTGGATTAG